The Agrobacterium vitis genome has a segment encoding these proteins:
- a CDS encoding DsbA family oxidoreductase, with amino-acid sequence MQRITIDLVSDVVCPWCYLGKARLDLAIAEVQDTVSIDVNWRPYRLNPDYPPEGVDQQTELAKKFGGKENLERGHQQLAELGREVGIAFNFEAIKIGPNTLDAHRLIHWAGLESREAQGAVVSGLFKTFFEDGRNLGDHAVLLDIAQNAGLDRKVMQALLAGDADKDMVIDEIDAAQKMGVNGVPFFIIDQKYAVSGAQPTDVLANALRDIAAEKAVEQSKLN; translated from the coding sequence ATGCAACGCATTACCATCGATCTCGTGTCCGATGTCGTCTGCCCGTGGTGCTATCTGGGCAAGGCCCGGCTGGATCTGGCCATTGCCGAGGTGCAGGACACTGTTAGTATCGACGTCAACTGGCGCCCCTACCGGCTCAATCCGGACTATCCACCCGAAGGCGTTGATCAGCAGACCGAACTGGCCAAAAAATTTGGCGGCAAGGAAAACCTCGAGCGCGGCCATCAGCAATTGGCTGAGCTTGGCCGCGAGGTTGGTATTGCCTTCAATTTCGAAGCCATCAAGATCGGTCCCAATACGCTGGACGCGCATCGGCTGATCCATTGGGCAGGACTGGAAAGCCGTGAAGCGCAGGGTGCTGTGGTCTCAGGCCTGTTCAAGACATTTTTCGAGGATGGCCGCAATCTCGGCGACCATGCCGTCCTGCTGGATATTGCCCAGAACGCCGGGCTGGACCGCAAGGTCATGCAGGCCCTGCTGGCTGGCGATGCCGATAAGGACATGGTCATCGATGAAATCGACGCCGCCCAAAAAATGGGCGTCAATGGTGTGCCTTTCTTCATCATCGACCAGAAATATGCCGTGAGTGGCGCCCAGCCGACCGACGTTCTGGCCAATGCCCTGCGCGACATCGCCGCTGAAAAGGCAGTCGAACAGTCGAAACTGAATTGA
- a CDS encoding DMT family transporter yields the protein MTSDTTPRGLALAFAAFAAFAISDASVKLVEGRISPFESAFFGSLFGLAALPFLLKRGDSLTDVFRTSNLKLWLLRFVASGTSAIGAVTAFTHLSMAEAFCLIFLLPCFVTIMSVVFLKEQVGMRRWSAVIIGFIGVLVVLRPGFRELSIGHLGAVIGGLGGAISIVVYRAIGPREKSTSLYGAGAFGTIIISGIAMLPAFSWPQGTDWLLLLSYGLFAALATVLMMLATRFAPAAVLGPAQYSQMLWAILFGYLIFGDHVDLPMLVGITLIIGSGLITLMRERTKGVPLPPAVASGPQASLAVEDE from the coding sequence GTGACCTCCGATACGACACCTCGCGGCCTTGCGCTCGCTTTTGCGGCCTTTGCGGCCTTCGCCATTAGTGATGCATCGGTCAAACTCGTTGAAGGACGAATCAGTCCGTTCGAATCAGCCTTCTTCGGATCGCTGTTCGGTCTGGCTGCCCTGCCCTTTCTGCTGAAGCGCGGCGATTCGCTGACGGATGTGTTCAGGACCTCAAACCTGAAGCTCTGGCTGCTGCGGTTCGTCGCGTCAGGCACCAGTGCCATTGGGGCGGTGACAGCCTTCACGCATCTGTCGATGGCCGAGGCCTTCTGCCTGATTTTCCTTTTGCCCTGCTTCGTCACCATCATGTCGGTGGTGTTCCTCAAGGAACAGGTCGGCATGCGTCGCTGGAGCGCCGTCATCATCGGCTTTATCGGTGTGCTGGTGGTGCTGCGTCCGGGTTTCAGAGAACTATCGATCGGCCATCTCGGCGCGGTCATCGGCGGGTTGGGCGGGGCGATTTCCATCGTCGTCTACCGCGCCATCGGCCCGCGTGAAAAATCCACATCGCTCTACGGCGCCGGTGCCTTCGGCACCATCATCATTTCCGGTATTGCCATGCTGCCCGCCTTTTCCTGGCCGCAGGGAACGGACTGGCTTTTGCTGCTCAGCTACGGCCTGTTTGCCGCCCTTGCCACCGTGCTGATGATGCTGGCGACCCGCTTTGCGCCTGCGGCCGTGCTGGGACCTGCACAATATAGCCAGATGCTCTGGGCCATTCTGTTTGGCTACCTGATCTTCGGCGACCATGTCGATCTACCCATGCTGGTCGGCATCACCCTGATCATCGGCTCCGGCCTGATTACCCTGATGCGGGAGAGAACCAAGGGCGTCCCCCTCCCACCCGCCGTCGCCTCCGGCCCGCAGGCCAGCCTGGCGGTGGAAGACGAGTAA
- a CDS encoding alpha/beta hydrolase, whose amino-acid sequence MLHCSRSTAFLLATTVFCLAFISCTPTRANARQTVIVKTTQGDIAIETFERRAPQKRPAVIILSGSKGFRSAAYDDLAQSLDKAGLDAYLVHAVSDADLTAIGHAKGAAGRIQYYTSHMARWSPAVRDVLLFLKRQSPEDRKIGVLGISLGAQIAITATVNRQAANALVLVDGGFPAGYSQSVRTAPPLLVVWGSEDRVFPVSMARALSEQAKSVGTETELSIFDGGSHDFFLKPETSLAKQAHERAAHFLAERLK is encoded by the coding sequence ATGCTGCATTGCTCTCGTTCTACCGCTTTTCTGCTGGCCACGACGGTATTTTGTCTGGCTTTCATCTCTTGCACCCCGACACGGGCAAACGCCCGTCAAACGGTAATAGTCAAGACCACGCAGGGCGACATCGCAATAGAGACGTTCGAAAGGCGCGCACCTCAGAAGCGCCCAGCCGTTATCATCCTGAGCGGTAGCAAAGGCTTTCGATCAGCAGCCTATGACGATCTTGCTCAAAGTCTCGATAAGGCAGGGCTTGATGCCTATCTGGTTCATGCCGTTTCAGACGCAGATTTGACTGCCATTGGCCATGCGAAGGGTGCGGCAGGCCGCATCCAATATTACACAAGCCACATGGCCCGATGGAGCCCTGCTGTCCGGGATGTTCTACTGTTTCTCAAGAGACAATCTCCAGAGGACCGGAAAATCGGCGTTCTCGGAATTTCGCTGGGCGCGCAAATCGCCATCACCGCAACGGTAAACCGGCAAGCTGCCAATGCCCTGGTGCTCGTGGACGGTGGCTTTCCCGCTGGTTATTCTCAATCCGTTCGCACGGCTCCTCCCCTCCTGGTCGTCTGGGGGAGCGAAGACCGTGTATTTCCTGTCTCGATGGCAAGAGCATTATCAGAACAGGCCAAATCCGTAGGAACCGAGACTGAACTCTCAATATTTGATGGCGGAAGCCATGACTTTTTTCTGAAACCAGAAACATCGCTGGCGAAACAAGCCCACGAACGGGCTGCCCATTTTCTTGCCGAGCGGTTGAAATAG
- the mfd gene encoding transcription-repair coupling factor, with the protein MISLFDAKKTAAAVSAVTLSPVPDGMDAFLVAELARQGRPVAYLLSDSSRMNDIEQMLGFCAPDIPVLTLPAWDCLPYDRVSPSADISARRLSALSGLIAHARKPHPGIVLVTANAMLQKLAPADVIESLSFSARPGNQVKMDDIAARLSRNGFERVDTVREVGEFAVRGGILDVFVPGSEEPVRLDFFGDTLESIRSFDPASQRTIGQVRSLDLNPMSEVTLTPESISRFRKNYLSLFGAATRDDALYTAVSEGRRYAGMEHWMPLFHEKLETVFDYLTDFRVVLDHTVRESAEERGKLIRDYYEARLNSATPGKGHLAQGTPYKPIPPEYLYLGAAEFAKRLEALNPIRLTPFAEPDSEGRKIVELSARSGPRWAKLAAQESSETKADGEAQRVNVFTQAVKYISDKRASGSKVLITGWSEGSLDRLLQVLNEHGLERLKPVSALKDLDQLGKGHAATAVLALEGGFEAGELVVVGEQDILGDRMVRRSKRRKRAADFISEVAGLDEGSIVVHAEHGIGRFIGLRTIQAAGSQHACLELQYADEAKLFLPVENIELLSRYGSEGSEAQLDKLGGGAWQMRKAKLKKRLLDMAGGLIRIAAERMMRSAPVLATTEGFYDEFAARFPYEETEDQMNAIEAVRGDLAAGRPMDRLICGDVGFGKTEVALRAAFVAAMNGIQVAVVVPTTLLARQHFKTFSERFRGLPIRIQQASRLVGTKELNLVKKEVAEGKTDIVVGTHALLGSGIKFANLGLLVIDEEQHFGVKHKERLKELKSDVHVLTLSATPIPRTLQLAMTGVRELSLITTPPVDRMAVRTFISPFDPLVIRETLMREHYRGGQSFYVCPRLADLADIKAFLESDVPELKVAIAHGQMAAGELEDIMNAFYEGRYDVLLSTTIVESGLDVPTANTLIVHRADMFGLAQLYQIRGRVGRSKVRAFALLTLPVNKVLTTSAERRLKVLQSLDTLGAGFQLASHDLDIRGAGNLLGEEQSGHIKEVGFELYQQMLEEAVAEVKGEDEVVDSGWSPQIQVGTSVMIPDEYVPDLHLRLGLYRRLGELTELNDIDGFGAELIDRFGPLPAEVQNLLKVVYVKALCRKANVEKLEAGPKGVVVQFRNKLFPNPAALVGFIAKQGSMAKIRPDHSVFLTRDLPTPEKRLAGAATIMAQLAELAKVK; encoded by the coding sequence TCCGGGCATTGTTCTCGTTACTGCCAATGCCATGCTGCAAAAGCTGGCACCGGCGGATGTTATCGAAAGCCTGTCTTTTTCGGCCCGCCCCGGCAATCAGGTGAAGATGGACGACATTGCCGCCCGCTTGTCGCGCAACGGCTTTGAGCGCGTCGATACCGTGCGCGAAGTTGGTGAATTTGCGGTGCGTGGCGGTATTCTCGATGTGTTCGTGCCGGGCTCTGAAGAGCCAGTGCGGCTGGATTTCTTTGGCGATACGCTGGAAAGCATCCGCAGTTTCGATCCGGCCAGCCAGCGCACCATCGGTCAGGTCCGCTCACTGGACCTCAACCCGATGAGCGAAGTGACATTGACGCCGGAAAGCATCAGCCGGTTTCGCAAGAATTACCTGTCGCTGTTTGGCGCGGCCACCCGCGACGATGCGCTGTACACCGCCGTGTCCGAAGGCCGCCGTTATGCGGGCATGGAACACTGGATGCCGCTGTTTCATGAAAAGCTGGAGACGGTGTTCGATTATCTCACCGATTTCCGGGTGGTGCTCGACCATACGGTGCGCGAATCCGCCGAAGAACGCGGCAAGCTGATCCGCGACTATTACGAGGCGCGGTTAAATAGCGCGACGCCCGGCAAGGGTCATTTGGCGCAGGGCACGCCTTATAAACCGATACCGCCGGAATATCTCTATTTAGGGGCGGCGGAATTTGCCAAGAGGCTTGAAGCGCTGAACCCGATCCGTCTGACACCGTTTGCCGAGCCGGATAGCGAGGGCCGCAAGATTGTCGAACTCTCGGCTCGTTCCGGCCCGCGCTGGGCGAAGCTGGCTGCGCAGGAAAGCAGCGAGACCAAGGCTGATGGCGAGGCGCAACGGGTCAATGTCTTTACCCAGGCAGTAAAATATATTTCCGACAAGCGGGCTTCCGGCTCCAAGGTGCTGATTACCGGTTGGTCGGAAGGTTCGCTCGACCGGCTGTTGCAAGTGTTGAACGAGCACGGGCTGGAACGGCTAAAGCCGGTGTCAGCCCTGAAGGATCTCGATCAGCTTGGCAAGGGTCATGCGGCAACCGCCGTTCTGGCGCTGGAGGGCGGGTTTGAGGCGGGCGAACTCGTGGTGGTCGGCGAGCAGGATATTCTCGGCGACCGCATGGTGCGCCGGTCCAAGCGCCGCAAGCGGGCAGCCGATTTCATTTCCGAAGTGGCCGGGCTGGACGAAGGCTCTATCGTTGTCCATGCGGAGCATGGCATTGGCCGGTTTATCGGATTACGCACCATTCAGGCGGCGGGCAGTCAGCATGCCTGTCTGGAACTGCAATATGCCGATGAGGCCAAGCTGTTCCTGCCGGTCGAGAATATCGAGCTTCTGTCACGCTATGGTTCGGAAGGCAGCGAAGCGCAGCTGGACAAGCTGGGCGGCGGTGCCTGGCAGATGCGCAAGGCCAAGCTGAAAAAACGCCTGCTGGATATGGCAGGCGGGCTGATCCGTATCGCTGCCGAGCGGATGATGCGGTCTGCGCCGGTGCTTGCCACGACTGAAGGCTTCTACGACGAATTTGCCGCCCGGTTCCCCTATGAGGAAACCGAGGACCAGATGAATGCCATCGAGGCGGTGCGCGGCGATCTGGCTGCCGGACGTCCAATGGACCGGCTGATCTGCGGCGATGTCGGCTTCGGCAAGACGGAAGTGGCGCTGCGCGCCGCCTTCGTGGCCGCGATGAACGGTATTCAGGTGGCGGTCGTGGTGCCGACTACGCTTTTGGCGCGCCAGCATTTCAAGACGTTTTCCGAGCGGTTTCGCGGTCTGCCAATCCGCATCCAGCAAGCCTCGCGGCTGGTGGGCACTAAGGAGCTGAACCTGGTCAAGAAGGAAGTGGCCGAGGGCAAGACGGATATTGTCGTCGGCACCCATGCTCTTCTGGGGTCAGGCATTAAATTTGCCAATCTTGGCCTGCTGGTGATTGATGAAGAGCAGCATTTCGGCGTCAAGCACAAGGAACGGCTGAAAGAGTTGAAGAGCGACGTGCATGTGCTGACGCTCTCGGCGACGCCCATTCCGCGCACGTTGCAGCTGGCGATGACCGGGGTGCGCGAATTGTCGCTGATCACCACCCCACCGGTGGACCGTATGGCGGTGCGCACCTTCATTTCGCCCTTCGATCCCTTGGTGATCCGCGAAACGCTGATGCGCGAACATTATCGCGGCGGCCAGAGCTTTTATGTCTGCCCGCGTCTTGCGGATCTTGCCGACATCAAGGCATTTCTGGAATCGGATGTGCCGGAATTGAAAGTGGCGATTGCCCATGGCCAGATGGCGGCGGGCGAGCTGGAAGACATCATGAACGCCTTTTATGAAGGCCGCTATGATGTTCTGCTGTCCACCACCATCGTCGAATCCGGTCTTGATGTGCCGACCGCAAACACTCTCATTGTCCACCGCGCCGATATGTTCGGCCTGGCCCAGCTCTACCAGATCCGTGGCCGGGTCGGTCGCTCCAAGGTGCGGGCCTTCGCGCTGCTGACCCTGCCAGTCAACAAAGTGCTGACAACCAGCGCCGAGCGGCGGCTGAAAGTGCTGCAATCGCTGGATACGCTGGGCGCGGGCTTCCAGCTTGCCAGCCACGATCTCGATATTCGCGGTGCTGGCAATCTGCTGGGCGAGGAACAGTCAGGCCATATCAAGGAAGTCGGCTTTGAGCTTTACCAGCAAATGCTGGAGGAGGCCGTGGCCGAGGTGAAGGGCGAGGACGAGGTCGTCGATAGCGGCTGGTCGCCGCAAATTCAGGTCGGCACCTCGGTGATGATCCCCGACGAATACGTGCCGGACCTGCATCTGCGTCTTGGCCTATACCGCCGCTTGGGCGAATTGACCGAATTGAACGATATCGATGGCTTTGGCGCCGAGTTGATCGACCGGTTCGGGCCGCTGCCAGCGGAAGTGCAGAATCTGTTGAAGGTGGTCTATGTCAAGGCGCTGTGCCGCAAGGCCAATGTCGAAAAGCTGGAAGCCGGTCCGAAGGGCGTCGTGGTTCAGTTCCGCAACAAGCTGTTCCCCAACCCGGCAGCCTTGGTCGGCTTCATCGCCAAACAGGGCAGCATGGCCAAGATCCGTCCAGACCACAGCGTATTCCTGACGCGCGATCTGCCAACGCCTGAAAAACGGCTAGCGGGTGCGGCGACCATCATGGCGCAATTGGCGGAACTGGCCAAGGTGAAGTGA